A DNA window from Leishmania panamensis strain MHOM/PA/94/PSC-1 chromosome 27 sequence contains the following coding sequences:
- a CDS encoding hypothetical protein (TriTrypDB/GeneDB-style sysID: LpmP.27.0150), with product MPLHASGVVNGVIPGVVPPHDRTQEVCKYFVNGGCLRGANCPYLHELPDERHLDVNGLGFILNPNVHNAQKTVASPQTPVTAITPSQPLKGTGSSLTMMLSSQNATQSRVFGPTKVAKNQPPSMSGSSSASPQAVPMGKLPAPPKYNPPEPYLELNLPPALAFPLKVPTKDTTATLAHLMLQN from the coding sequence ATGCCGCTCCACGCAAGTGGGGTAGTGAACGGTGTAATTCCAGGTGTAGTTCCCCCACACGATCGTACACAAGAGGTGTGCAAGTACTTTGTGAATGGTGGGTGTCTGCGTGGGGCAAACTGTCCCTACCTTCACGAGCTGCCTGACGAACGTCACCTTGACGTCAACGGGCTTGGTTTCATTCTCAACCCAAACGTTCATAATGCGCAGAAGACAGTAGCATCTCCGCAGACGCCAGTGACGGCAATCACACCTAGTCAGCCACTGAAGGGAACCGGTTCCTCTCTCACTATGATGCTCAGCAGTCAGAATGCCACCCAGAGTAGAGTCTTCGGCCCGACCAAGGTAGCCAAGAACCAGCCGCCCTCGATGAGTGGTTCTAGTTCAGCATCACCTCAGGCGGTGCCCATGGGAAAGCTGCCAGCCCCTCCCAAGTATAATCCACCGGAGCCATACTTAGAGCTTAACCTACCTCCAGCGCTAGCATTTCCGCTGAAGGTTCCGACGAAAGACACCACTGCGACCCTCGCTCATTTGATGCTACAGAACTGA
- a CDS encoding hypothetical protein (TriTrypDB/GeneDB-style sysID: LpmP.27.0130) produces MQQAYFGQQPMLPPGWQLSYTADGKPYYIDHNTKTTHWTIPPTAYESYYNNGRGRGVGYRGGRQGIDRTKMKSKMCIYWEKNGNCAWGDRCAFAHGAEELRNPASQPRSNAPASA; encoded by the coding sequence ATGCAGCAAGCGTACTTTGGTCAGCAGCCCATGTTGCCACCTGGCTGGCAGCTGTCGTACACTGCTGATGGAAAGCCCTACTATATTGACCACAACACCAAGACCACCCACTGGACGATCCCTCCGACCGCCTACGAGTCGTACTACAACAACGGCCGCGGTCGCGGTGTGGGCTACCGTGGCGGCCGCCAGGGTATTGATAGAACGAAGATGAAGTCAAAAATGTGCATCTACTGGGAGAAAAACGGTAACTGCGCATGGGGAGATCGCTGCGCGTTTGCGCACGGCGCCGAGGAGCTCCGTAATCCCGCGAGCCAACCTCGAAGCAATGCCCCTGCGAGCGCTTAA
- a CDS encoding hypothetical protein (TriTrypDB/GeneDB-style sysID: LpmP.27.0110) produces the protein MLRLTTARFYQSVTAPLGKGCVMPMKFNCLKPAYVPKSFTTQFFVLGTWSISNMMANFVFGALIIAAANGGLSGAWPPDPHSLHP, from the coding sequence ATGCTGCGTCTTACCACCGCTCGCTTTTACCAAAGTGTGACTGCTCCCCTCGGAAAGGGTTGTGTTATGCCGATGAAGTTTAACTGCCTGAAGCCTGCGTACGTGCCCAAGTCGTTCACCACCCAGTTCTTCGTTCTGGGCACATGGTCGATTAGCAACATGATGGCCAACTTTGTGTTCGGGGCCctcatcatcgccgccgccaacggTGGCCTGAGCGGTGCCTGGCCTCCGGATCCGCATTCTCTGCATCCCTAA
- a CDS encoding cytochrome p450-like protein (TriTrypDB/GeneDB-style sysID: LpmP.27.0090) — MAANVLQSYIVAGLHNAAAKLPSSAQPYAMALMREDMISTTLATATVTAVILYIVITVVLPGMRMDFYLSKLPTVKNGVPFLGHALLLAGPSPWSKMSNWSLYPEKNLPQKKEDIDAPQTSRLVTYNVAGMRVIYINEPRLLRRVLLTHQRNYRKALAAAYKHFMCLLGTGLVTSEDEQWKKRRLLLSHAMRIDILDSIPEMTIRAVDRILQKLDAVGANNPFVDLNEEYRHMTLQVISETALSLSAEEADRIFPTLYLPIVHECNRRVWAPWRAYMPFLHGSRERNHCLSELNKALRDIICSRWEQRKDSKYAKRPDILALCISQIDHVDEKVIVELIDDVKTILLAGHETSAALLTWATYEVLRHPEICQKVLEEATRLFDPARCTERVQTRYGPRGVPAVADVRDLVWTPAVLRETLRRHNVVPLVMRYAAKDDVWLAADTGLDADVRIPAGCTIAVGIEGVHSNPDVWNKPEVFDPTRFIDAEIANDSNYLNQSSKDVKFTKKIDPYAFIPFINGPRNCLGQHLSMIETQVALAYMVLNYNLKIYRDPSYKGEIVAYEDSVGRHHDFIIPQVPHDGLKVWGTPNKLFM; from the coding sequence ATGGCCGCGAACGTGCTTCAAAGCTATATTGTGGCTGGACTTCACAATGCCGCTGCGAAGTTGCCTTCCTCAGCGCAGCCGTACGCAATGGCGCTGATGCGCGAGGATATGATATCAACCACGTTGGCGACTGCCACTGTGACGGCTGTCATTCTGTACATCGTCATCACAGTCGTGCTACCCGGGATGCGCATGGACTTTTATCTGTCAAAGCTGCCCACCGTTAAGAACGGCGTTCCATTTCTGGGACACGCCCTGCTGCTAGCTGGCCCCTCCCCGTGGTCGAAAATGTCGAACTGGAGTCTGTATCCCGAGAAGAACCTTCCTCAAAAGAAAGAGGATATCGACGCCCCTCAGACAAGCCGCCTGGTGACATACAACGTTGCTGGCATGCGTGTGATTTACATCAATGAGCCTCGTCTGCTGCGTCGCGTACTTCTTACGCATCAACGCAACTACCGCAAAGCTCTTGCGGCAGCGTATAAACACTTCATGTGTCTCCTCGGCACTGGCCTCGTCACCTCGGAGGATGAGCAGTGGAAGAAGAGacgcctgctgctgtctcATGCGATGCGTATCGACATTCTAGATAGCATTCCTGAAATGACAATAAGGGCAGTCGATCGCATTCTGCAGAAGCTCGACGCGGTTGGCGCCAATAACCCGTTTGTGGACTTGAATGAGGAGTACCGCCATATGACACTGCAGGTGATCAGCGAGACTGCGCTGTCACTCTCCGCGGAAGAGGCCGACCGCATCTTTCCGACTCTCTATTTGCCCATTGTGCACGAGTGCAacaggcgtgtgtgggcaCCATGGCGCGCTTACATGCCTTTCCTACACGGCTCGCGCGAGCGTAACCACTGCCTCTCCGAGTTGAACAAGGCACTGAGAGACATCATCTGCAGCCGATGGGAACAGCGCAAGGACTCGAAGTACGCGAAGAGGCCCGACATACTCGCATTGTGCATTTCCCAGATCGACCACGTCGACGAAAAGGTCATCGTGGAGCTCATCGATGATGTGAAGACAATCTTGCTTGCCGGACACGAAACGTCggccgcgctgctgacgtggGCCACCTACGAGGTTCTGCGCCACCCAGAGATCTGTCAAAAGGTATTGGAGGAGGCCACGCGCCTCTTCGACCCCGCTCGCTGCACGGAGCGCGTACAGACTCGCTACGGTCCTCGTGGTGTGCCGGCAGTCGCTGACGTGCGCGACCTGGTGTGGACAcctgcagtgctgcgcgaaacgctgcggcggcacaaTGTAGTGCCTTTGGTGATGCGATACGCAGCGAAGGATGACGTCTGGCTTGCGGCAGATACCGGCCTCGACGCCGACGTCCGCATTCCCGCTGGCTGCACGATTGCTGTTGGCATCGAGGGTGTGCACAGCAACCCCGATGTGTGGAACAAGCCAGAGGTATTCGATCCGACCCGGTTCATTGATGCCGAGATCGCTAACGACAGCAACTACCTGAATCAAAGCAGCAAGGATGTAAAGTTTACCAAAAAGATCGACCCGTACGCCTTCATTCCCTTTATCAACGGCCCCCGCAACTGTCTCGGGCAGCATCTCTCGATGATCGAGACGCAAGTTGCCTTAGCGTATATGGTGCTTAACTACAACCTCAAGATTTACCGCGACCCTTCGTACAAGGGCGAAATTGTGGCGTACGAGGATAGCGTTGGTCGCCATCACGACTTCATCATCCCACAGGTTCCGCACGATGGGCTGAAGGTGTGGGGTACACCGAACAAGCTGTTCATGTAA
- a CDS encoding protein kinase, putative (TriTrypDB/GeneDB-style sysID: LpmP.27.0100): MDKYEILAQIGDGTFGSVAKAVSKKTGQLVAIKKMKQKFYTWEECVKLPEVDVVRRIHGHPNVVKLREVIRENNELFFVFEYMDGDLLSVIKKAKQQVGPSASRPSAAPLIPYPLVKNYMRQILQALVYIHKRGYFHRDMKPENLLIRKETSGDDVLKLADFGLVKEIRSRPPFTDYVSTRWYRAPELLLQDRYYGAAVDVWAAGCIMAELITMRPLFAGTNEVDQLFKIMSVLGSPTEEVWAGGLRLAKKIRYTFPAVAGSGLAQVLPSHIPLPALDLLRQMLVYDPKVRLTAEQCLQHPFFKVSIDEHNAPSSAVLDQLALVAKRMLPGSKTAPPALKSPTVDQLAALKVARASTDASLSATSPRKFYQLSTLKDSAPSFPKVPVPLSTSPPSLDALSNAPSPLRGLGTLSPEGLPALANGYPCLSLTTASKGKRLLQETTGTSLAKKLAGLKNIKAGNGKLSVPYTLAAASAAHSPSAAPNLMVSAPKARPSTLVSITNNRDTTTPQWRRNPHKETETTSPTATSAGTKREVSLDELMDEFSSEMTAMGVLAQRYDAGASGELNNKSCTSQSALTHNPVATLLNNSRYPRKSIANSNPPFKASNLPRTTRPLDTRKMDDGVARSDLPRTDHSSPKGVSTSLKALLAKHKMSGLAFQ; the protein is encoded by the coding sequence ATGGACAAGTACGAAATCCTCGCTCAAATTGGCGACGGCACCTTCGGGTCCGTTGCAAAGGCTGTGAGCAAGAAAACTGGCCAGCTTGTAGCCATCAAGAAGATGAAGCAGAAATTCTACACGTGGGAGGAGTGCGTCAAGCTTCCCGAGGTAGACGTTGTGCGGCGCATTCACGGCCACCCCAACGTGGTGAAGCTGCGTGAGGTAATTCGCGAGAACAACGAACTGTTCTTCGTCTTCGAGTACATGGACGGAGACCTCCTCAGCGTCATCAAGAAAGCAAAGCAACAGGTCGGGCCGTCCGCCAGTAGACCGTCTGCCGCGCCGTTAATTCCGTATCCGCTTGTGAAGAACTACATGCGCCAAATTCTGCAGGCACTTGTGTACATCCACAAGCGCGGCTACTTCCATCGCGACATGAAGCCTGAAAACCTTCTCATTCGGAAAGAGACAAGCGGCGACGATGTGCTGAAGCTGGCAGATTTCGGACTTGTCAAGGAGATCCGTTCCCGCCCGCCGTTCACCGACTATGTGTCGACGCGGTGGTACCGCGcgccagagctgctgctgcaggatcGCTActacggcgctgcggtggatgTGTGGGCTGCCGGCTGCATTATGGCGGAGCTCATCACCATGCGGCCTCTTTTTGCAGGCACCAACGAGGTAGATCAGCTTTTCAAGATAATGTCGGTGCTTGGGTCTCCCACTGAGGAGGTGTGGGCTGGTGGGCTGCGCTTGGCCAAAAAGATCCGCTATACGTTTCCAGCAGTAGCCGGTTCCGGTCTTGCTCAAGTGCTGCCGTCGCATATCCCGTTGCCGGCGCTGGATCTGCTGCGTCAGATGCTTGTCTACGACCCGAAGGTGAGGCTGACGGCGGAGCAATGCCTGCAGCATCCCTTTTTCAAAGTCAGCATTGACGAGCACAACGCGCCATCCTCCGCCGTGCTGGATCAGCTGGCGCTCGTGGCAAAGCGGATGCTACCAGGGTCGAAAacagcgccaccggcgctgAAGAGCCCCACCGTAGATCAATTAGCGGCGCTGAAGGTGGCCAGAGCCTCCACCGACGCATCACTCTCGGCTACCTCTCCACGTAAGTTTTACCAACTCAGCACCCTCAAGGACTCCGCCCCGTCGTTCCCAAAGGTCCCGGTCCCCTTGTCCACCTCCCCACCGTCCCTTGACGCGCTGTCGAACGCTCCATCACCTCTGCGTGGGCTTGGGACCCTCTCACCAGAGGGGCTACCAGCACTCGCCAACGGCTACCCGTGCCTCAGCCTGACGACGGCGTCCAAGGGAAAACGCCTCTTACAGGAAACAACAGGCACTTCGCTTGCAAAGAAGCTAGCGGGCTTGAAAAACATCAAGGCTGGAAACGGGAAGCTCTCTGTTCCTTACACGCTggcagccgccagcgctgcgcacTCGCCCAGTGCAGCACCTAACTTGATGGTCTCCGCGCCCAAGGCGAGGCCATCCACCTTGGTATCCATCACCAACAACCGCGACACCACGAcgccgcagtggcgccgcaACCCGCACAAGGAAACTGAGACTACTTCTCCTACGGCAACGTCTGCAGGGACGAAACGGGAAGTGAGCCTGGACGAGCTAATGGATGAGTTTTCTTCAGAGATGACCGCCATGGGAGTGCTAGCGCAGCGATACGACGCGGGTGCCTCAGGCGAACTGAACAACAAAAGCTGCACTTCTCAGTCAGCGCTTACGCACAATCCTGTGGCCACGCTGCTGAACAACAGCCGGTACCCAAGAAAGTCCATCGCGAACTCTAACCCTCCGTTTAAGGCAAGCAACTTGCCTCGCACCACACGTCCACTAGATACAAGGAAGATGGACGATGGTGTCGCGAGGAGCGACCTTCCTCGCACAGATCACTCATCCCCAAAGGGGGTCTCGACATCGCTGAAGGCGCTCCTCGCAAAGCACAAGATGAGTGGTCTGGCGTTTCAATAG
- a CDS encoding hypothetical protein (TriTrypDB/GeneDB-style sysID: LpmP.27.0060): MPRVYQKSEIDSSIFSRIVEQGWVAFFILGILMIGLRVYNVKQRRDQRKLLREELMAEMRYRSMASRKRD, encoded by the coding sequence ATGCCGCGTGTTTACCAGAAGTCCGAGATCGATAGCTCGATTTTCTCTCGCATCGTGGAGCAAGGCTGGGTTGCCTTCTTTATTCTTGGCATCTTGATGATTGGACTTCGAGTGTATAATGTGAAACAGCGTCGTGACCAACGAAAGCTGCTCCGGGAGGAGCTTATGGCGGAGATGAGGTATCGTAGTATGGCGAGTCGCAAGAGGGATTAA
- a CDS encoding hypothetical protein (TriTrypDB/GeneDB-style sysID: LpmP.27.0070): MARSFVFLMSILVLATAATARELHLPADIYDNAAGEWSVEVVSLCRLPLLGTVTFKNTTAVVAWQEEGAPEMRISRQSTKSSMSVSALAEFLTKDNQKLFYAVCESQENYLATSRRPVQVAGMTTTYMKTYSGVLGRSSDESTCDSVSEHTIAIQALGAPFKRSKGKEWRMQESLYVIEIIIDTRNIKGGCAGTGVSDTALANKKRSWKRRAHRTLSSSAVVSKADEITAENGIVTLRFIRRSEAHQPWFLRYYTSILFATIFITYRVVHSFFSARAAKS; the protein is encoded by the coding sequence ATGGCACGGTCATTCGTATTCCTGATGAGCATTTTGGTGCTTGCtacagcagccaccgcacGCGAGCTTCACCTACCGGCCGACATCTACGACAACGCCGCCGGAGAGTGGAGTGTGGAAGTGGTGTCGTTGTGCCGGTTACCGCTACTAGGGACTGTGACGTTTAAGAACAccactgccgtcgtcgcgtGGCAAGAGGAAGGGGCGCCTGAAATGAGAATCAGCAGGCAGTCGACCAAGTCGTCGATGAGCGTTTCAGCGCTCGCTGAGTTTTTGACGAAGGACAACCAGAAGCTCTTTTACGCTGTGTGCGAGTCCCAGGAAAACTACCTTGCTACCTCACGGCGACCGGTCCAGGTGGCTGGTATGACCACAACCTACATGAAGACTTACTCTGGCGTGCTGGGTCGCTCTTCGGATGAGAGCACCTGTGACAGTGTCAGCGAGCACACTATTGCCATTCAGGCTTTGGGGGCCCCCTTCAAGCGGAGCAAAGGCAAGGAATGGCGCATGCAGGAGTCCCTGTATGTAATTGAGATAATTATCGATACGAGGAACATAAAGGGAGGGTGCGCGGGCACTGGGGTGTCGGACACCGCGCTGGCGAACAAGAAGCGATCCTGGAAGCGCCGTGCGCACCGAACACTGAGCTCCAGCGCTGTTGTCTCTAAGGCGGACGAAATTACGGCTGAAAACGGCATTGTGACGCTGCGCTTTATTCGCCGCTCGGAAGCACATCAGCCGTGGTTCTTACGCTACTACACCTCCATCTTATTTGCGACCATCTTCATCACGTATCGCGTTGTgcattcttttttttccgctcGAGCAGCAAAGTCCTGA
- a CDS encoding hypothetical protein (TriTrypDB/GeneDB-style sysID: LpmP.27.0120) — MTTRQSLANMLAGLIFFSLTFTSTYAHPPAKSVPTLSLFDINNSCMLSTTGTSEVVSLGQRSLFTSRFEPNPSVSVASLTLYGAENSHVTRTFDFLTILYCVVKSGTYSACDLRDHILYLMFRFHHRYETNFQADVWQDPVPLSGTVKALEEFKAHLNRSDVVYPENDGTMRVESSATCCDITNECYLSRAATYTKSYKEIDPSQCTARFLFRLGKQYTMNSPLHVHLRSSLPHDARTVVDVVLVLSRQPSSNPLNHRWWIESVAGRLALLVVSIVITFGFLTVTREAGAQMARQRASEGVLAPTLLYDGEASDDPFVFFLRVVKVGANALQGYAAYVWAKAHALICLRRRRSTPADEHAAELEREITALNSSTFSEEEDSGSVCRICRSPEPREDLFAPCACNGSSKFVHHNCLERWREMTSNPQHRCVCAECKTPYTFVRVVVPQNPDLITRSLIIESAVRHVAAKLLCLAMTVCFAVGGAYFLKVAFFVTTLFDTGIDWGVSQGYHWVLAAYFLVALALNLSIMNPFVRGIQLTWMQVMFVMLSLLFIEIPISYATSALLSLTFDYLFTWEVSYGIGLASTALLRLMGTFSNLSEVLESLSEEREVVAARAEREVE; from the coding sequence ATGACAACTCGCCAGTCACTTGCAAACATGCTGGCAGGGctcatcttcttctccctcacgTTCACATCGACGTATGCCCATCCACCAGCGAAATCCGTGCCGACGCTGTCCCTCTTCGACATCAATAACTCCTGCATGCTTTCGACAACCGGCACATCCGAGGTCGTTTCTCTCGGGCAGCGCAGCCTCTTCACGTCTCGGTTTGAGCCAAATCCGTCCGTCTCTGTCGCCTCTCTTACGCTCTACGGCGCCGAGAACAGCCACGTGACCCGCACATTTGATTTCCTAACTATTCTCTACTGTGTGGTCAAGTCTGGCACATACTCAGCGTGCGACCTTCGCGACCACATCCTATACCTGATGTTCCGCTTTCACCACCGCTATGAAACCAACTTCCAAGCTGATGTTTGGCAAGACCCCGTGCCTCTCTCGGGCACTGTCAAGGCCTTGGAGGAGTTCAAGGCGCACTTGAATCGCTCAGATGTGGTGTACCCAGAAAATGACGGTACCATGCGCGTGGAGAGCAGTGCCACGTGTTGCGACATTACGAACGAGTGCTACCTTTCACGAGCAGCGACATACACAAAAAGCTACAAAGAAATCGATCCTTCTCAGTGCACCGcccgctttctctttcgcctcgGCAAGCAGTACACGATGAATAGCCCGTTGCACGTCCACCTCCGCAGTAGCCTCCCGCATGATGCCAGGACAGTCGTGGACGTTGTACTCGTACTGAGCCGACAGCCGTCATCAAACCCGCTCAACCATAGGTGGTGGATCGAGAGTGTAGCGGGTCGCTTGGCGCTTCTTGTGGTGAGTATTGTGATCACTTTTGGCTTTCTCACCGTGACGCGGGAGGCTGGGGCGCAGATGGCCCGCCAGCGTGCAAGCGAAGGCGTGTTAGCGCCAACGCTGCTCTACGACGGAGAAGCTAGTGACGATCCGTTCGTCTTCTTTCTGCGGGTCGTCAAGGTGGGGGCAAACGCTCTCCAGGGGTATGCGGCGTATGTGTGGGCCAAGGCGCATGCTCTCATATGCTTGCGTAGACGCCGCAGTACTCCTGCCGATGAGCACGCGGCAGAGTTAGAGCGCGAGATCACCGCCTTGAACTCGTCAACTTTCTCGGAGGAAGAGGATTCGGGGTCCGTGTGCCGTATCTGCCGTTCTCCAGAGCCGCGTGAAGACCTCTTCGCCCCATGCGCCTGCAACGGCTCCAGCAAGTTCGTGCATCACAACTGCCTCGAGCGGTGGCGAGAGATGACAAGCAATCCCCAGCACCGTTGCGTTTGTGCGGAGTGCAAGACACCGTACACTTTCGTGCGCGTCGTCGTTCCGCAGAACCCTGATCTTATCACTCGTAGCCTCATCATCGAGTCAGCCGTTCGGCACGTCGCGGCGAAATTACTGTGTCTGGCGATGACTGTGTGCTTCGCCGTCGGTGGGGCGTACTTCCTGAAGGTCGCCTTTTTCGTAACAACGTTGTTCGACACTGGAATCGACTGGGGTGTTAGCCAAGGCTACCACTGGGTTCTTGCCGCATATTTTCTGGTTGCATTGGCTCTCAATTTGAGCATCATGAATCCGTTCGTGCGTGGCATACAGTTGACTTGGATGCAGGTGATGTTTGTGATGCTGTCGCTCCTGTTTATTGAAATCCCCATTAGCTATGCAACGTCCGCCCTCCTCAGCCTCACTTTTGATTATCTCTTCACGTGGGAGGTCTCGTACGGAATTGGACTTGCCTCCacggcgttgctgcgcctGATGGGCACATTTTCCAATTTATCTGAGGTACTCGAGTCTTTgtcggaggagagggaggttgTCGCTGCACGAGCCGAGCGTGAAGTAGAGTAA
- a CDS encoding hypothetical protein (TriTrypDB/GeneDB-style sysID: LpmP.27.0080): MLESPAIAENVVSLLLSMLLRKKQVPMPLKEVLLSTSQPVLAMRAFEHANRGVSPAAQATIHHSRKQKVSQPDSPRAVDLLADVPGFNRPFEVAPAGTQFVILTAGRSPTPPVSENTVCLPFSLLDIAQFHRARHRERLPSLAVSSSRVTPIALLEGAQRESTMRSSFELYCRPASKDLMVVDIPADVTVDAYLWEALLAAETMLEADGVLLVMSPHTFSTRVRNFLQWRFCRTQYGVSEVCAAHYAVCSAVATDFGDAAVRRDDFPRRLAVGKRRPRKWNPYRRSEERKFVMSLQPGFTNAPLTQSALRCNVERERDAQERLRDADEAFFAVAHEMVEKSAHYSYPND, encoded by the coding sequence ATGCTCGAGTCACCTGCCATCGCCGAGAACGTAGTCTCACTTCTCCTGTCGATGCTGCTTCGGAAAAAGCAAGTACCAATGCCACTGAAAGAGGTTCTTCTCAGCACTTCGCAGCCCGTGCTTGCCATGCGCGCCTTTGAGCACGCCAATCGCGGAGTTtcaccggcggcgcaggctACTATACACCATTCCCGAAAGCAAAAGGTATCTCAGCCGGACTCACCCCGCGCTGTTGATCTCCTCGCGGATGTTCCGGGATTCAACCGCCCATTCGAGGTTGCTCCTGCTGGCACTCAGTTTGTGATCCTGACAGCAGGGCGTTCGCCGACGCCTCCAGTCAGCGAGAATACAGTGTGCTTACCTTTCTCGCTGCTCGACATTGCGCAATTTCATCGAGCAAGGCACCGCGAGCGACTGCCTTCCCTGGCCGTGTCGAGCAGCAGAGTGACCCCCATAGCATTGTTGGAAGGGGCACAGCGCGAGTCAACAATGAGGAGCAGTTTTGAGCTCTACTGTCGTCCCGCAAGCAAGGATTTGATGGTTGTAGACATTCCCGCCGATGTGACTGTCGACGCTTACCTTTGGGAAGCCCTACTTGCCGCCGAGACGATGTTGGAGGCCGACGGCGTACTCCTTGTCATGTCGCCGCACACATTTTCAACACGTGTGCGGAATTTTTTGCAGTGGCGCTTCTGCCGCACACAGTACGGTGTCAGTGAGGTGTGTGCCGCGCATTACGCTGTGTGTTCTGCTGTGGCAACCGACTTCGGAGACGCTGCCGTGCGGCGTGACGACTTCCCAAGAAGGCTTGCTGTCGGAAAGCGACGGCCTCGCAAGTGGAATCCCTATCGGCGATCGGAAGAGCGGAAATTCGTGATGTCGCTCCAGCCAGGGTTTACAAATGCCCCACTCACCCAAAGCGCCTTGCGGTGCAATGTCGAGCGCGAGCGGGATGCTCAGGAGAGACTTCGCGACGCCGATGAGGCCTTCTTTGCCGTAGCGCATGAAATGGTGGAAAAGAGTGCACACTACTCGTACCCCAATGACTAA
- a CDS encoding hypothetical protein (TriTrypDB/GeneDB-style sysID: LpmP.27.0140), producing the protein MSAPRGERVAMAGDTNRSFTSSPPDDILSELTSHVSRSAITSYGARMPKESAESVLLRRRMEVMKTAAAIHANEDIFGGAHVSKHVRALPQMKPARRDKTCKPLYPTTFTNRYKTIADLKAEDGTQQAAGQLQRSSLVRDASGSLVPTESLHGIAITGSDPRQAVTEKYRAALVTYRQHVFTRIEHSIMSFSHSLGAVKPYAMSRAAKLGTRHCFADLPHDTNDRYVDRMQCYRPSKGLYTYY; encoded by the coding sequence ATGTCCGCGCCAAGAGGCGAACGTGTGGCCATGGCAGGTGATACAAATCGGTCTTTCACGTCTTCTCCGCCTGATGATATATTATCCGAGCTAACCAGTCATGTCTCACGGAGTGCCATCACCTCGTATGGGGCGCGCATGCCGAAGGAAAGCGCTGAGTCCGTTCTCCTTAGGCGGCGCATGGAGGTGATGAAAACCGCAGCTGCCATACACGCCAATGAGGACATCTTTGGTGGCGCTCACGTATCAAAACACGTTCGTGCCCTCCCGCAGATGAAGCCTGCACGCCGAGATAAGACCTGCAAGCCCCTTTACCCGACCACCTTCACCAATCGATACAAGACGATAGCGGATTTGAAGGCCGAAGATGGCACCCAACAGGCCGCAGGCCAACTCCAGAGAAGCTCACTCGTGCGCGACGCTTCAGGTTCGCTGGTACCTACTGAGTCACTTCACGGTATCGCTATCACAGGTAGCGATCCTCGACAAGCGGTGACGGAGAAGTACCGGGCGGCACTGGTCACTTACCGGCAGCATGTCTTCACGCGTATTGAGCACTCCATTATGAGTTTCAGCCATTCTCTCGGGGCGGTCAAACCTTACGCAATGAGCCGAGCCGCAAAGTTGGGTACGCGACACTGCTTTGCTGATCTTCCTCATGACACAAATGATCGCTACGTGGATCGAATGCAATGCTACCGCCCTTCTAAAGGCCTTTACACTTACTACTAA
- a CDS encoding hypothetical protein (TriTrypDB/GeneDB-style sysID: LpmP.27.0160) — protein MNTSFGGAFARGIFAEREIGYGREVMNLPAYCMHICEHDLQPLREQVLIMTKEIFSKVVYGTPQDQQYVKHRILSLMSGGFSYFTRERDVFDFADEVRAPGPDGAFRNGSNCLMSGEFSSYDLQKLPLIVEFNRFEVDYRGRRGICLFPEASYLNHSCEPNVELSVTYNSIKNNFFLSARAVRPIREGEELFINYMPGNNLPLSRLALAMKKRWGFECSCVKCKSRAVGAVTVVFVVLLIPIMVYIRRFIVERTKEKHRSL, from the coding sequence ATGAACACCAGCTTTGGTGGCGCCTTTGCTCGCGGCATTTTTGCGGAGCGCGAGATCGGTTACGGTCGTGAGGTCATGAATTTGCCCGCCTACTGCATGCACATCTGTGAGCATGACCTTCAGCCACTGCGGGAACAAGTTCTTATCATGACCAAAGAGATTTTCAGCAAAGTCGTCTACGGAACGCCACAGGATCAGCAGTATGTCAAGCACCGCATCCTCTCGCTCATGTCCGGCGGCTTTTCTTACTTCACTCGCGAGCGCGATGTGTTTGACTTTGCGGATGAGGTGCGCGCTCCCGGGCCCGATGGGGCTTTCCGAAACGGGTCCAACTGTCTGATGAGCGGCGAGTTCTCCTCTTACGATCTGCAGAAGCTTCCTCTCATTGTCGAGTTCAACCGCTTCGAGGTAGACTAccgtggccgccgcggcatctGCCTATTCCCCGAGGCCTCGTACCTGAACCACAGCTGCGAACCGAACGTTGAACTCTCCGTCACGTACAACAGCATCAAGAACAACTTTTTCCTCAGCGCCCGTGCAGTGCGACCTATTCGGGAAGGTGAGGAGCTCTTCATCAACTACATGCCAGGCAACaacctccctctctcccgtctGGCGTTGGCCATGAAGAAGCGCTGGGGCTTTGAATGCTCATGCGTCAAGTGCAAGAGTCGTGCGGTGGGCGCCGTTACCGTTGTTTTTGTCGTTCTCCTGATACCCATTATGGTGTACATCCGCCGCTTCATTGTGGAGCGGACCAAGGAGAAGCACCGCAGCCTGTGA